One genomic region from Anabaena sp. PCC 7108 encodes:
- a CDS encoding anhydro-N-acetylmuramic acid kinase, which yields MHPTRVIGLMSGTSVDGIDAALVEICGTDLDLKVQLLAGETYPYPNQIRERILAICAGDPISMAELAEIDDAIALAFSQAAQNIQIGHPPATLIGSHGQTVYHRPPRINGEKTSLPLSLGYSLQLGRGALISRLTGITTVSNFRVADIAAGGHGAPLVPRVDAYLLSHPQEGRCIQNIGGIGNVAYIPPRRDNWLSRILGWDTGPGNSLLDLAVQYFSDGAKSYDENGTWAASGTPYHPLVEKWLSQDYFHLSPPKSTGRELFGVTYLNNCLQDAQVYHLSPADVLATITELTAASIVHSYRTFLPEMPQRVLLCGGGSRNLYLKHRLELLLAPIPVLTTDDVGLSAAFKEAIAFAVLAYWRQLGIPGNLPAATGGEKEVLLGELHSNITE from the coding sequence CGGGGAAACCTATCCCTACCCCAACCAAATCAGAGAACGTATTTTAGCAATTTGTGCTGGTGATCCAATTTCAATGGCAGAATTAGCAGAAATAGATGATGCGATCGCTCTAGCTTTTTCCCAAGCCGCCCAAAATATTCAAATTGGTCATCCACCAGCTACCTTAATCGGCTCCCACGGTCAAACAGTTTACCATCGACCACCACGGATAAATGGTGAGAAAACTTCTCTCCCTCTGTCTTTGGGCTATAGCTTACAACTGGGTCGAGGTGCTTTAATTTCCCGCCTTACAGGTATTACTACTGTTAGTAATTTTCGGGTGGCTGATATTGCGGCTGGTGGTCATGGTGCGCCTCTTGTTCCTAGAGTCGATGCCTATTTGCTCAGTCATCCACAGGAAGGGCGTTGTATTCAAAATATTGGTGGGATTGGTAATGTTGCTTACATACCCCCTCGACGTGACAACTGGCTCTCTCGAATTCTTGGTTGGGATACAGGCCCTGGAAATAGTTTGTTGGATTTAGCTGTACAATATTTTTCAGATGGTGCTAAAAGTTATGATGAAAATGGGACTTGGGCTGCTAGTGGTACTCCCTACCATCCACTGGTAGAAAAATGGCTTAGTCAAGATTATTTTCATTTATCACCACCTAAATCTACCGGGCGGGAGTTATTTGGTGTTACTTACTTGAATAATTGTTTACAAGATGCCCAAGTTTACCACCTCAGCCCCGCAGATGTGTTAGCAACAATCACAGAACTGACAGCAGCTTCGATTGTTCACAGTTATCGTACCTTTTTACCAGAAATGCCACAAAGGGTATTATTATGTGGTGGTGGTAGTCGAAATCTTTACTTAAAACATCGGTTAGAGTTATTATTGGCACCAATTCCAGTTTTAACTACAGATGATGTCGGCTTAAGTGCAGCTTTTAAGGAAGCGATCGCCTTCGCAGTGTTAGCATATTGGCGACAGCTAGGTATTCCTGGAAACTTACCCGCTGCAACTGGAGGGGAAAAAGAAGTGCTGTTAGGAGAACTTCACAGTAATATTACTGAATGA